CCTCCAGCGCGTCACACAGGGCTGCGGCGATGCCCTGTCCCTGGCAGTCCCACCGGACGAACAGGTGGTCCAGATAACCGGTATCCTCCACATTGCCGTAGCCCACAATCCGCCCGCCCGCCTCTGCTACCAGGGTGTACAGCCGCTGAAACCAGCTGTCCCGTGTCAGCAGATCCGCCTCTCCGGCGGCCCAGGCTTCCACCTGGGGCAGGGTGTAGTCCCGGCAGTTCACCTGCCGAACCGTCTCACCGAACAGGCGGGCCAGAATGGGCAGGTCTTCTGTCCGGTAGCGCCGTAGTCGCATTTCTGTTCTCTCCTTCCTGTTTTGTGGTCATTTTACAGGAAGAATCTGTGTGCCGCAAGGTATTTTGCCTGAAAACGGCGGCACTTTTTCTTGACAGGCATACCCCTATGGGTATAATATACATATACCCCCATAGGTATAAAGAGAGGATGTGAGCCATTTGATCCATACTCTGGAGCGATTTCTGGAGTGGGGCGGCGTGAAGAAGGCCGTGACCTGCCTGGTCTTCTCCGGCATCGCCCTGCTTGTCAGCATCTTCGACCTGCTGCCGCAGCTGCCCTTTGACGCCGCCTGGGCAGCTGTCGTCCTCTGCGGTATCCCCATCATCTTGGAGGCAGTCATCGGCCTGGTGACAGCCTTTGACATCAAGGCGGACGTGCTGGTGTCCATCGCCTTGATTGCCTCCCTCATCATTGGGGAGGACTTCGCCGCCGGCGAGGTGGCCTTCATCATGCAGCTGGGCGCCCTGCTGGAGGATCTCACGGTGGCCCGGGCGCGGGCCGGCATCGAGAAGCTGGTGCATCTGACGCCCCAGACCGCCCGCCGCCTCACCGGCGGCCGGGAGGAGGCCATTCCCGCCGAGCAGGTGGCTGTGGGCGACGTGCTCCGGGTGCTGCCGGGCGAGACCGTGCCAGTGGACGGAGAGATTCTCACCGGACAGACCTCCATCAACCAGGCGGTGATGACCGGCGAGCCCCTGCCTGTGGACAAGGGGCCCGGAGACGAGGTTTCCAGCGGCACGGTGAACCAGTTCGGCGCCTTCGAGATGCGGGCGACGAAGGTGGGGGAGGACAGTTCTATCCAGCGGATGATCCGGCTGGTCCAGTCCGCCGATGCCGGCAAGGCCAGGATCGTGGGGCTGGCAGACCGCTGGGCCACCTGGATCGTAGTGGCGGCCCTGACCGCCGCCGCCTTGACGGGCCTCATCACCCGGGATCCCATCCGAGCGGTGACCATTCTGGTGGTATTCTGCCCCTGTGCCCTGGTGCTGGCCACTCCCACTGCCATCATGGCCGCCATCGGCAACGCCACCAGGCACAGCTTTCTGGTGCGGGAGGGAGACGCTCTGGAACGGCTGGCCTCCGTCTCCCAGGTGACCTTTGACAAAACAGGCACTCTGACCCTCGGCACCCCCCAGGTGAAGCTGGTGGAGAGCCTGCTGCCGGACGTATCCCGGGACGCGCTCTACGCCTGGACTGCGGGGGCGGAGCTCCGGTCCGAGCACCCGTTGGGCCGTGCCGTTGTTCAGGGCTGGCGAGCCGAGACCGTCGCGGCGCCGCCGGAGACAGCGGACTTCCAGATGCTCCCCGGCCGGGGTGTTTCTGCCACTGTGGCGGGTCATCACCTCGTCGCCGGTAACCGGGAGCTGCTGACAGAGGAACATGTCCCCTGGGAATCCTTGTCCCAGGCTGCCGTCCCTGCCCTGGAGCAGGGCTGCACCGTCATCTATGTGGCGGTAGACGGCCGCCCGGCGGGCTTTCTGGCCCTGGCAGACACCCTGCGGCCGGACGCCGCCGGGACCATCCGGGATGTCCGGGCCACCGGCGTGACCCCGGTGCTGCTCACCGGCGACCACGAGAGGGCCGCCCGGCATATTGCCGGAGAGCTGGGCATCGGCACCTTCCAGGCGGAGTGCCTGCCGGAGGATAAGCTAACCTGGATCGACCGCAGCCAGCAGAGCGGCCATCTGGTCTGCATGGTGGGGGACGGCATCAACGACGCTCCAGCCCTGAAGCGGGCCCATGTGGGCATTGCCATGGGCGGCGTGGGCAGCGACATCGCTGTGGACGCCGCGGACATCGCCCTGGTAAACGACGACATCCGGGAGCTGCCCCATCTGCTGGCACTCTCCAAGCGGATGATGCGCACCATCAAGAGCAATCTGGCCTTCTCCATGACCTTGAACTTCATCGCCATCGCCCTGGCTATCACCGGTATCCTGAACCCGGTGGTGGGCGCCCTGGTCCACAACGCCGGGTCCGTGCTGGTGATTGTCAACTCCTCTCTGCTGCTGAAGTGGCGGAAGCGCCCGTGACAGCGGCAGGCCATGGGACAGAAGATTCTGCGCCCTCCTACAGCAA
This DNA window, taken from Dysosmobacter welbionis, encodes the following:
- a CDS encoding GNAT family N-acetyltransferase, whose translation is MRLRRYRTEDLPILARLFGETVRQVNCRDYTLPQVEAWAAGEADLLTRDSWFQRLYTLVAEAGGRIVGYGNVEDTGYLDHLFVRWDCQGQGIAAALCDALEAHCRELGWTPSLSTPPRPPCPSSSAGAMR
- a CDS encoding heavy metal translocating P-type ATPase; the protein is MSHLIHTLERFLEWGGVKKAVTCLVFSGIALLVSIFDLLPQLPFDAAWAAVVLCGIPIILEAVIGLVTAFDIKADVLVSIALIASLIIGEDFAAGEVAFIMQLGALLEDLTVARARAGIEKLVHLTPQTARRLTGGREEAIPAEQVAVGDVLRVLPGETVPVDGEILTGQTSINQAVMTGEPLPVDKGPGDEVSSGTVNQFGAFEMRATKVGEDSSIQRMIRLVQSADAGKARIVGLADRWATWIVVAALTAAALTGLITRDPIRAVTILVVFCPCALVLATPTAIMAAIGNATRHSFLVREGDALERLASVSQVTFDKTGTLTLGTPQVKLVESLLPDVSRDALYAWTAGAELRSEHPLGRAVVQGWRAETVAAPPETADFQMLPGRGVSATVAGHHLVAGNRELLTEEHVPWESLSQAAVPALEQGCTVIYVAVDGRPAGFLALADTLRPDAAGTIRDVRATGVTPVLLTGDHERAARHIAGELGIGTFQAECLPEDKLTWIDRSQQSGHLVCMVGDGINDAPALKRAHVGIAMGGVGSDIAVDAADIALVNDDIRELPHLLALSKRMMRTIKSNLAFSMTLNFIAIALAITGILNPVVGALVHNAGSVLVIVNSSLLLKWRKRP